A region of Colletotrichum destructivum chromosome 11, complete sequence DNA encodes the following proteins:
- a CDS encoding Putative heterokaryon incompatibility → MPLCTPCQSLDLADLIDEENDLQDIVMQKSIVVLEKNASICDLCRLIWTSFVNNLGQFGRDIQTEMGSIAQSVSPVLMRGRRDCGISPDWEPGDIYHLKVRCDPLRVSCDFSLYAEEEEGVEPIRQLKGIILGRQIKPPAQQLGLLREWARNCNKNHAQCRRGIGPLPTRVIDVGREGQVEPRLVETDGKADLYMTLSHCWGRHPVIQTTSHTINDHLQALPLIRLPKTFRDAVIITRAMGVQYLWIDSLCIVQDSKEDWERESAKMGMIYFSSFLTIAASASGDSRGGCFVPREATLSHAQLEHWQIRTGHRSKIYIRSRPGDFSNLDERTLHTRAWVLQEQVLSARMINFDVDQLLWKCQEARLAEDGITSESTSLHDGPDMSQSLARYEGGHRSFEWELDWYSMIGPYTHRGITKSSDKLPALSGLAKVMEQRTGVEYVAGLWKSNLCFGLLWQRKRRWLVPPADGYRAPSWSWASLEGGISITGRSEILGGDMEVAVEDVQTELLPCGLDPKGNLKSGHLELTGRVRTFDRRMDPNDKGYQPVVELNSTYEKNAGIDYFFDNRELVGQVVFDEAFKSNNHPLYCLQMTYRTGSPTARSRWYGLFLEPTGKESEFRRIGYGWTEYVHNKMWFENVQMQRIRIV, encoded by the coding sequence ATGCCGCTTTGCACACCATGCCAGTCTCTCGACCTAGCCGACCTTATTGATGAAGAAAACGATCTGCAGGATATCGTCATGCAAAAGTCAATCGTCGTTCTCGAGAAGAACGCATCTATCTGCGACCTCTGCAGGTTGATATGGACATCCTTTGTTAATAACCTTGGTCAATTTGGCCGGGATATCCAAACAGAGATGGGCTCCATCGCGCAGTCAGTCTCTCCTGTTCTGATGAGAGGTCGCCGGGATTGCGGCATCAGTCCCGACTGGGAGCCGGGCGACATCTATCATCTCAAAGTTCGATGCGATCCCCTCCGAGTATCCTGTGACTTCAGCCTGtacgccgaggaagaagaaggagtcGAACCGATACGGCAGCTCAAGGGAATCATTTTGGGCCGCCAAATCAAACCCCCTGCACAGCAACTGGGGCTGTTGAGGGAATGGGCCAGAAACTGCAACAAGAACCATGCGCAATGTCGTCGAGGCATCGGCCCTCTGCCGACACGAGTCATCGATGTAGGCAGAGAGGGCCAGGTTGAGCCGCGACTTGTTGAGACAGATGGGAAAGCCGATCTCTACATGACGCTTAGTCACTGCTGGGGCCGCCATCCAGTGATTCAGACAACCAGTCACACAATCAATGATCACCTCCAAGCTTTACCGCTCATACGACTACCGAAAACCTTCCGCGATGCGGTCATCATTACCAGGGCGATGGGAGTGCAATATCTGTGGATCGACTCTCTGTGCATCGTCCAGGACTCCAAGGAAGATTGGGAACGCGAAAGTGCTAAGATGGGGATGATTTACTTTTCGTCGTTTCTGACAATAGCAGCATCCGCGTCTGGTGATTCGAGGGGCGGCTGCTTCGTTCCTCGGGAAGCTACTTTGAGTCACGCTCAACTAGAACACTGGCAGATACGCACCGGTCATCGCAGTAAGATCTATATCCGATCACGACCCGGCGACTTTAGCAATCTCGACGAGAGGACCTTGCATACACGCGCTTGGGTTCTCCAGGAACAAGTCTTGTCGGCTCGCATGATCAACTTTGACGTCGACCAGCTCCTTTGGAAGTGCCAAGAGGCCAGGCTCGCAGAAGACGGTATCACTTCCGAGTCAACTTCTCTCCACGATGGCCCAGACATGTCCCAGTCTTTGGCTAGGTATGAAGGCGGTCACCGTTCCTTCGAATGGGAGCTTGATTGGTACTCGATGATTGGGCCATACACACATCGGGGCATCACCAAGTCATCCGATAAACTTCCGGCTCTTTCGGGTTTAGCAAAGGTTATGGAACAGAGGACTGGCGTAGAGTACGTTGCAGGACTATGGAAAAGTAACTTGTGCTTTGGGCTTTTATGGCAACGGAAACGCCGCTGGCTTGTGCCACCAGCAGATGGCTATCGGGCACCGAGTTGGAGCTGGGCGTCTCTTGAAGGTGGTATCTCCATCACTGGGCGATCGGAGATTTTGGGTGGCGACATGGAGGTTGCTGTGGAAGACGTCCAGACGGAGCTTCTGCCGTGCGGCCTGGACCCGAAAGGAAACCTAAAGTCCGGCCACCTAGAGCTGACTGGAAGGGTCAGGACATTCGACAGACGGATGGACCCTAACGACAAGGGCTACCAGCCAGTCGTGGAACTCAACAGCACTTATGAGAAGAATGCAGGTATCGACTATTTTTTCGACAATAGGGAGCTTGTAGGACAAGTCGTCTTCGACGAGGCGTTCAAGTCTAACAACCATCCATTGTATTGTCTGCAGATGACTTATCGGACTGGGTCCCCGACCGCCCGTAGCCGCTGGTATGGATTGTTTCTGGAGCCTACCGGGAAAGAAAGTGAGTTCCGCCGCATAGGCTAC